Proteins encoded within one genomic window of Actinoplanes octamycinicus:
- a CDS encoding DEAD/DEAH box helicase yields the protein MTGRIDLQLTYGELPLLTSFIELGVPAVLSGALAELGITTPFPIQAATLPDSLAGRDLLGRGRTGSGKTYAFVLPVVTRLAASKTRPKAGRPRALILAPTRELATQIEASLRPLAAAMGLSTLTVFGGVGANPQIAALRRGVDVLVACPGRLDDHIRNGHASLDAVEITVLDEADHMADLGFLPVVRRLLGQTPAGGQRLLFSATLDNGIDVLVKQFLRKPVTHHVDAAAQAPVEMDHHVLHVQPDDRFPVLVELLAAPGRSVVFTRTKRRAKVLTRQLIAAGVPAVELHGNLAQNARNRNLSAFADGTAETLVATDIAARGIHVDDVTLVVHADPPVEHKAYLHRSGRTARAGARGTVITLMTDDQQADVRDLTRKAGIRPVTRRARPGDALLAELAPGERSFVAPAPVQPAPQSRPASPESAGSAGSTGSSRRRRGGRGRAGGGAAPEGRAAAPTGRGTPEKAASGRRRGSAGGQAPASPAPRNGGNAGRSGQATTNRSGTPQPRPATGGGGAAAFSARAGGRRSGR from the coding sequence ATGACCGGTAGGATTGATCTCCAACTGACCTACGGAGAGTTACCCCTTTTGACATCGTTCATCGAGCTAGGCGTCCCCGCCGTTCTGTCCGGCGCCCTCGCCGAGCTCGGCATCACCACACCGTTCCCGATCCAGGCGGCCACGCTGCCGGACTCGCTCGCCGGGCGTGACCTGCTCGGCCGCGGGCGTACCGGATCCGGGAAGACGTACGCGTTCGTGCTGCCGGTGGTCACCCGCCTGGCCGCGTCGAAGACGCGTCCGAAGGCGGGCCGCCCGCGTGCGCTGATCCTGGCGCCGACCCGGGAGCTGGCCACCCAGATCGAGGCAAGCCTGCGTCCCCTCGCCGCGGCGATGGGGCTGAGCACCCTGACCGTCTTCGGCGGGGTCGGGGCGAACCCGCAGATCGCCGCGCTCCGCCGGGGCGTGGACGTGCTGGTCGCCTGCCCGGGCCGGCTCGACGACCACATCCGCAACGGGCACGCGTCGCTGGACGCGGTCGAGATCACCGTGCTGGACGAGGCCGACCACATGGCCGACCTGGGCTTCCTGCCGGTGGTCCGGCGGCTGCTCGGGCAGACCCCGGCCGGCGGGCAGCGGCTGCTGTTCTCGGCGACCCTGGACAACGGGATCGACGTCCTGGTCAAGCAGTTCCTCCGGAAACCGGTCACGCACCACGTGGACGCGGCCGCGCAGGCGCCCGTCGAGATGGACCACCACGTGCTGCACGTCCAGCCGGACGACCGCTTCCCGGTGCTGGTCGAGCTGCTCGCGGCGCCCGGCCGGTCGGTGGTCTTCACCCGCACCAAGCGGCGGGCCAAGGTGCTGACCCGGCAGCTGATCGCGGCCGGGGTGCCGGCCGTCGAGCTGCACGGCAACCTGGCGCAGAACGCGCGGAACCGCAACCTGTCCGCGTTCGCGGACGGGACCGCGGAGACCCTGGTGGCCACCGACATCGCGGCTCGCGGCATCCACGTCGACGACGTGACGCTGGTGGTGCACGCGGATCCGCCGGTGGAGCACAAGGCGTACCTGCACCGGTCCGGGCGCACCGCCCGCGCCGGGGCGCGCGGCACGGTGATCACCCTGATGACCGACGACCAGCAGGCCGACGTCCGGGACCTGACCCGCAAGGCCGGGATCCGGCCGGTGACCCGGCGGGCGCGTCCCGGCGACGCGCTGCTGGCCGAGCTGGCGCCGGGCGAGCGGAGCTTCGTGGCCCCGGCCCCGGTGCAGCCGGCTCCGCAGTCGCGGCCGGCCTCCCCCGAGTCGGCCGGGTCGGCCGGGTCGACCGGCTCGTCCCGGCGGCGGCGCGGTGGGCGCGGCCGGGCCGGGGGTGGCGCCGCGCCGGAAGGCCGCGCCGCCGCTCCGACCGGTCGCGGGACACCGGAGAAGGCGGCGTCCGGCCGCCGGCGGGGGTCCGCCGGTGGGCAGGCTCCGGCCTCGCCGGCACCGCGGAACGGCGGGAACGCCGGCCGGTCCGGGCAGGCCACCACGAATCGCTCGGGTACGCCGCAGCCTCGCCCCGCCACCGGCGGCGGCGGCGCAGCCGCGTTCTCCGCCCGCGCGGGTGGCCGTCGCTCCGGTCGCTGA
- a CDS encoding D-alanyl-D-alanine carboxypeptidase family protein, with the protein MTVTRITAALALVAALVTVPQAAAAPAAASRATAASRTAAVAAEIPCPKPKIAKPSAPPRPIPPADDPLAMKVGGDALATHGLIIPAGAKQPPAVTATTWMVSDLDTGEVLGACGPHVHQTPASVQKTLLAATAIDRLDPNQKIKVVPSDLDIEVNSSAVGIVVGGTYSISTLWLGLLLNSGNDAANALARMAGGGGADGVATTVAAMNAKAKAIGAFQTHAVTPSGLDGKGQFTSAYDLALIARVCFANADFRKYVLTRSAQMPAQPAKKVKGFQFQNENKLIYNYPGAMGGKTGFTTVARHSYVGAAQRNGRRLVVTLLGAEARPMRGWQQGAALLDWGFAQPAGAAVGHLVTPQEVAASAQAAAPGSATAEKATAGAPGVSAAPAGRFSGLSVVAAGTVAVVLTAMPLLLLLTQRRRRRIGKP; encoded by the coding sequence GTGACGGTTACCCGGATCACCGCCGCCCTGGCCTTGGTCGCCGCCCTCGTCACCGTTCCGCAAGCCGCCGCCGCGCCCGCCGCCGCCTCGCGGGCCACCGCCGCCTCGCGGACCGCCGCCGTGGCCGCCGAGATCCCCTGCCCCAAGCCGAAGATCGCCAAGCCGAGCGCGCCGCCGCGCCCGATCCCGCCGGCCGACGACCCGCTCGCCATGAAGGTCGGCGGCGACGCCCTGGCCACCCACGGCCTGATCATCCCGGCCGGCGCGAAGCAGCCGCCGGCGGTCACCGCGACCACCTGGATGGTCTCCGACCTGGACACCGGCGAGGTGCTCGGCGCCTGCGGCCCGCACGTCCACCAGACCCCGGCCAGCGTGCAGAAGACGCTGCTCGCCGCGACCGCGATCGACCGGCTCGACCCGAACCAGAAGATCAAGGTGGTGCCGAGCGACCTGGACATCGAGGTGAACAGCTCGGCGGTCGGGATCGTGGTGGGCGGCACCTACTCGATCTCCACGCTCTGGCTCGGGCTGCTGCTCAACTCCGGCAACGACGCGGCGAACGCGCTGGCCCGGATGGCCGGCGGCGGGGGCGCCGACGGCGTGGCCACCACGGTGGCCGCGATGAACGCCAAGGCCAAGGCGATCGGCGCCTTCCAGACACACGCGGTCACCCCGTCCGGACTGGACGGCAAGGGGCAGTTCACCAGCGCGTACGATCTGGCGCTGATCGCCCGGGTGTGTTTCGCCAACGCCGACTTCCGCAAATACGTGCTCACCAGGAGCGCGCAGATGCCGGCCCAGCCCGCCAAGAAGGTCAAGGGCTTCCAGTTCCAGAACGAGAACAAGCTGATCTACAACTACCCGGGCGCGATGGGCGGCAAGACCGGATTCACCACGGTGGCCCGGCACAGCTACGTCGGCGCGGCACAGCGCAACGGACGGCGGCTGGTGGTCACCCTGCTCGGCGCCGAGGCCCGGCCGATGCGCGGCTGGCAGCAGGGCGCGGCGCTGCTCGACTGGGGGTTCGCCCAGCCGGCCGGCGCCGCCGTCGGGCACCTGGTCACCCCGCAGGAGGTGGCCGCCTCGGCACAGGCGGCCGCGCCCGGCTCGGCCACCGCGGAGAAGGCCACCGCGGGCGCACCCGGGGTCAGCGCGGCGCCGGCCGGCCGGTTCAGCGGGCTGTCCGTGGTGGCGGCCGGGACGGTGGCGGTGGTGCTGACCGCGATGCCGCTCCTGCTGCTGCTCACCCAGCGGCGCCGCCGCCGGATCGGCAAACCCTAG
- a CDS encoding sigma-70 family RNA polymerase sigma factor, whose translation MTSTVTTAADLAADTASATPVLTAREQEELIRAHMPLVGHLVRDMLSRIPNHIHRDDLTSAGLHALVTAARGWDPERGVPFHRFAGTRIRGALLDELRSLDWATRSVRSKARNTDTTRQNLTTALGRTPTPEELAQALGTTTSDLHQTDTDVQRATVLSLQGFTTSSADDLVTERDPGPEEMLLRREQIGYLHHAIDSLPDRLQTVVTEYFLQERPMAEIAKDLGVTESRVSQLRAEALSLLRDGLNTHLDPELAPNPENPESITARRRASYYATIANNTTMQSRLAMTNAHGHTALGRGMRTAAA comes from the coding sequence ATGACCAGCACCGTGACGACCGCTGCCGACCTCGCCGCCGACACCGCTTCCGCCACGCCGGTGCTCACCGCCCGCGAGCAGGAGGAGCTGATCCGCGCGCACATGCCGCTCGTCGGCCACCTGGTGCGGGACATGCTCAGCCGGATCCCCAACCACATCCACCGCGACGACCTGACCAGCGCCGGCCTGCACGCCCTGGTCACCGCGGCCCGCGGCTGGGACCCGGAGCGCGGCGTGCCGTTCCACCGCTTCGCCGGCACCCGGATCCGCGGCGCCCTGCTCGACGAGCTGCGCTCGCTGGACTGGGCGACCCGCTCGGTGCGGTCCAAGGCCCGCAACACCGACACCACCCGGCAGAACCTGACCACCGCCCTGGGCCGCACGCCGACCCCGGAGGAGCTGGCCCAGGCGCTCGGCACCACCACCAGCGACCTGCACCAGACCGACACCGACGTGCAGCGCGCCACCGTCCTGTCGCTGCAGGGCTTCACCACCAGCAGCGCCGACGACCTGGTCACCGAGCGCGACCCGGGCCCGGAGGAGATGCTGCTGCGCCGCGAGCAGATCGGCTACCTGCACCACGCCATCGACTCGCTGCCGGACCGCCTGCAGACCGTGGTCACCGAGTACTTCCTGCAGGAGCGCCCGATGGCGGAGATCGCCAAGGACCTCGGCGTCACCGAGTCCCGGGTCTCCCAGCTGCGCGCCGAGGCGCTGTCGCTGCTCCGCGACGGTCTCAACACCCACCTCGACCCGGAGCTGGCCCCGAACCCGGAGAACCCGGAGAGCATCACCGCGCGCCGCCGGGCCTCCTACTACGCCACCATCGCGAACAACACCACCATGCAGAGCCGGCTGGCGATGACCAACGCGCACGGCCACACCGCCCTGGGCCGGGGCATGCGTACCGCGGCTGCCTGA
- a CDS encoding HelD family protein: MIARKGAILSSSNADIDSEQAYLTALYQRLDQLREQADSRLKAILLEGGGTPQGRTQREATRAHYAEQLAQMNSVENGLCFGRLDFAAERERYIGRIGLFAEDRDQDPLLIDWRAPAARPFYLATAVNPDGVTRRRHLRTRGRVLTGVDDEVLDLTAGDGTGREDVTGEAALLSALTANRTGRMRDIVETIQAEQDEVIRSGLAGALVVQGGPGTGKTAVALHRAAYLLYTYRQQLTRSGVLILGPNTTFLRYISQVLPSLAETGVLLATLGDMFPGVRARAAEPAAIAALKGDLDLMLPALENAVADRQTVPDDFVEVDHDGYPLRIDRAVLEDARAAARRSERPHNVARAIFVTEAIHQLSQQIAERIGADPLGGDNLLSEADLAETRRELREDVDVQQALFEFWPVLTPRQVLRDLLTDAGRLESAGLPASFLRDREHGWTPADVPLLDELAELLGVDDTLKKREAARQREAAIEYAEGVLEIVEGSRSLDFEDVEEEILSAIDVVDASAFVERHEVIDTRTAAERAAADRTWVFGHVIVDEAQELSPMAWRLLMRRCPSRSMTVVGDVAQTSELSGSTTWDQVFEPYVGQRWRLVELSVNYRTPAEVMAVAADVLAAVDPQLRPPRSVRSAGVTPWARRVPAGTLAEELIADVRKEAAAVESGRVGVLVPARLEPSLGAALVDAVPGAAVGEQPDLLNHVVLMTVRQAKGLEFDSVLVVCPDEIIAESPRGLSDLYVAVTRATQRLGVLHTEPLPPVLAALS, encoded by the coding sequence ATGATAGCACGAAAAGGGGCGATTTTGTCAAGCTCGAACGCCGACATCGATTCCGAGCAGGCGTACTTGACCGCGCTCTACCAGCGGCTCGACCAGTTGCGTGAGCAGGCTGACAGCCGGCTCAAGGCGATCCTGCTGGAGGGTGGTGGCACCCCGCAGGGCCGCACCCAGCGCGAGGCCACCCGCGCCCACTACGCGGAACAACTCGCTCAGATGAATTCCGTCGAGAACGGCCTGTGTTTCGGCCGGCTCGACTTCGCCGCCGAGCGGGAGCGCTACATCGGCCGGATCGGCCTGTTCGCCGAGGACCGCGACCAGGACCCGCTGCTGATCGACTGGCGGGCCCCGGCGGCCCGTCCGTTCTACCTGGCCACCGCGGTCAACCCGGACGGGGTCACCCGGCGGCGGCACCTGCGTACCCGGGGCCGGGTGCTGACCGGCGTCGACGACGAGGTGCTCGACCTCACCGCCGGCGACGGCACCGGCCGGGAGGACGTGACCGGCGAGGCGGCGCTGCTCTCCGCGCTCACCGCGAACCGGACCGGCCGGATGCGCGACATCGTCGAGACCATCCAGGCCGAGCAGGACGAGGTGATCCGCTCCGGGCTGGCCGGCGCCCTGGTGGTGCAGGGCGGGCCGGGCACCGGCAAGACCGCGGTCGCCCTGCACCGGGCGGCCTACCTGCTCTACACCTACCGTCAGCAGCTGACCCGGTCCGGCGTGCTGATCCTCGGGCCGAACACCACGTTCCTGCGCTACATCTCCCAGGTGCTGCCGTCGCTCGCCGAGACCGGCGTGCTGCTGGCCACGCTCGGCGACATGTTCCCCGGGGTGCGCGCCCGAGCCGCCGAGCCGGCCGCGATCGCCGCGCTCAAGGGCGATCTCGACCTGATGCTGCCGGCCCTGGAGAACGCCGTCGCCGACCGGCAGACCGTGCCGGACGACTTCGTCGAGGTCGACCACGACGGCTACCCGCTGCGCATCGACCGCGCCGTCCTGGAGGACGCCCGGGCCGCGGCCCGCAGGTCGGAGCGCCCGCACAACGTGGCCCGGGCGATCTTCGTGACCGAGGCGATCCACCAGCTGTCCCAGCAGATCGCCGAGCGGATCGGCGCCGACCCGCTGGGCGGCGACAACCTGCTCTCCGAGGCCGACCTGGCGGAGACCCGCCGGGAGCTGCGCGAGGACGTCGACGTGCAGCAGGCGCTGTTCGAGTTCTGGCCGGTGCTCACCCCACGCCAGGTGCTGCGCGACCTGCTCACCGACGCCGGCCGGCTGGAGTCGGCCGGGCTGCCGGCGTCGTTCCTGCGCGACCGGGAGCACGGCTGGACGCCGGCCGACGTGCCGCTGCTCGACGAGCTGGCCGAGCTGCTCGGCGTGGACGACACGCTGAAGAAGCGGGAGGCGGCCCGGCAGCGGGAGGCCGCGATCGAGTACGCCGAGGGCGTGCTGGAGATCGTCGAGGGCTCCCGCTCGCTGGACTTCGAGGACGTCGAGGAGGAGATCCTCTCGGCGATCGACGTGGTCGACGCGAGCGCCTTCGTCGAGCGGCACGAGGTGATCGACACCCGAACCGCGGCCGAGCGGGCCGCCGCCGACCGTACCTGGGTCTTCGGGCACGTGATCGTGGACGAGGCGCAGGAGCTGTCGCCGATGGCCTGGCGGCTGCTGATGCGCCGCTGCCCGAGCCGCTCGATGACCGTGGTCGGCGACGTCGCGCAGACCTCCGAGCTGTCCGGCAGCACCACCTGGGACCAGGTTTTCGAGCCCTACGTCGGACAGCGCTGGCGGCTGGTCGAGCTGAGCGTCAACTACCGCACCCCGGCCGAGGTGATGGCGGTCGCGGCCGACGTGCTGGCCGCCGTCGACCCGCAGCTGCGCCCGCCCCGCTCGGTCCGCTCGGCCGGCGTCACCCCGTGGGCCCGCCGGGTGCCGGCCGGCACCCTGGCCGAGGAGCTGATCGCCGACGTCCGCAAGGAGGCCGCCGCGGTCGAGTCCGGCCGGGTCGGCGTCCTGGTCCCGGCCCGCCTGGAGCCGTCGCTGGGCGCCGCCCTGGTCGACGCGGTCCCCGGCGCCGCCGTGGGGGAGCAGCCCGACCTGCTCAACCACGTCGTCCTGATGACCGTCCGCCAGGCCAAGGGCCTGGAGTTCGACTCGGTCCTGGTGGTCTGCCCCGACGAGATCATCGCGGAGAGCCCGCGCGGCCTGTCCGACCTCTACGTCGCCGTCACCCGCGCCACCCAGCGCCTCGGCGTCCTGCACACCGAGCCGCTCCCGCCGGTCCTCGCCGCACTGTCCTGA
- a CDS encoding DUF456 domain-containing protein — protein sequence MDLSDSATSVNLIAGLVIAAGALGVFLPVLPGLLLSWAGVLLWALLSDASAAVRWPVLAVATAIAATGTVVKYLWPGRKLKGAGVPTTSLLAGGVLGLIGFFVVPVVGLVLGFLLGVWAAEAGRLGRDQAWPSTRRAVAAVGLSMLVEFAAALGIAVVWVAGLIAA from the coding sequence ATGGACCTGAGCGACAGCGCGACGTCGGTGAACCTGATCGCCGGGCTGGTGATCGCCGCCGGTGCCCTCGGCGTGTTCCTGCCGGTGCTTCCCGGGCTGCTGCTGAGCTGGGCCGGGGTGTTGCTCTGGGCGCTGCTCTCGGACGCGTCCGCCGCGGTGCGGTGGCCGGTCCTGGCGGTGGCCACGGCGATCGCCGCGACCGGGACGGTCGTCAAGTACCTCTGGCCGGGCCGGAAGCTGAAGGGCGCCGGGGTGCCGACCACCAGCCTGCTGGCCGGCGGGGTGCTCGGCCTGATCGGCTTCTTCGTGGTCCCGGTGGTCGGCCTGGTGCTCGGGTTCCTGCTCGGCGTGTGGGCGGCCGAGGCCGGCCGGCTGGGCCGGGATCAGGCCTGGCCGTCGACCCGGCGCGCGGTCGCCGCGGTGGGCCTGTCGATGCTGGTCGAGTTCGCCGCCGCGCTGGGCATCGCGGTCGTCTGGGTGGCCGGGCTGATCGCCGCCTGA
- a CDS encoding sigma-70 family RNA polymerase sigma factor → MNGESPAVDRRGEDIVRANMPLVGHLVREMLARVPAHVNRDDLLSAGYAALVAAARGFDPDRGVPFPRFAAARVRGALLDELRGLDWASRSVRQRARRTDSAREELTAELGRTPSVQELAERLGCTVEDIEHAADDVHRATVFSLQGFATATADDLVTERTPGPEDMLILRERLGYLRHAVDALPDRLRVVVQGYFFEERPMAEIAADLGVSESRVSQLRAEALVLLRDGLNTHLDPALAAENPPKEGCVARRRAAYYDRIASRGTLRTRLALTGPDGIPVAA, encoded by the coding sequence ATGAACGGTGAATCACCTGCCGTCGATCGGCGTGGCGAGGACATCGTGCGAGCGAACATGCCGCTCGTCGGGCACCTGGTTCGCGAGATGCTGGCCCGGGTCCCCGCCCACGTCAACCGCGATGACCTGCTGTCCGCTGGGTACGCCGCCCTGGTCGCCGCGGCCCGTGGCTTCGACCCGGACCGGGGCGTGCCGTTCCCCCGGTTCGCCGCCGCCCGGGTGCGCGGCGCCCTGCTGGACGAGCTGCGCGGGCTGGACTGGGCGAGCCGCTCGGTCCGCCAGCGGGCCCGCCGGACCGACTCGGCGCGCGAGGAGCTGACCGCCGAGCTGGGCCGCACCCCGAGCGTGCAGGAGCTGGCCGAGCGGCTGGGCTGCACGGTCGAGGACATCGAGCACGCCGCCGACGACGTGCACCGGGCCACGGTGTTCAGCCTGCAGGGCTTCGCCACCGCGACCGCCGACGACCTGGTGACCGAACGCACACCCGGGCCGGAGGACATGTTGATCCTCCGGGAGCGGCTCGGCTACCTGCGGCACGCGGTGGACGCGCTGCCGGACCGGTTGCGGGTGGTGGTCCAGGGCTACTTCTTCGAGGAGCGGCCGATGGCCGAGATCGCCGCCGACCTCGGGGTCAGCGAGTCCCGGGTGTCGCAGCTGCGCGCCGAGGCGCTGGTGCTGCTCCGGGACGGGCTGAACACCCACCTGGACCCGGCGCTGGCCGCCGAGAACCCGCCCAAGGAGGGCTGCGTGGCCCGGCGCCGGGCGGCGTACTACGACCGGATCGCCAGCCGCGGCACGCTGCGTACCCGGCTCGCGCTGACCGGGCCGGACGGCATCCCGGTCGCGGCATAG
- a CDS encoding GNAT family N-acetyltransferase: protein MGEFVVAPASIDDMGLLAEWATAEGWNPGTGDERIFFPVDPGAFLVGRLDGHPITSISVVRYGAGHGFLGFYLTVPDHRGRGYGLRTWQTGLDRLAGRVIGLDGVVAQQDNYRKSGFQPAWTNLRFQGVPRLDPNTSGATLVDARGLSFADLAAYERRFVPADRDTFLALWISAPNHHALAALQDGALAGLAVRRPAAEGARIGPLYAATPEIAAQLLDALAHDEDDDRLSEIALDVPTINPAAVALAERAGLTPAFETARMYTTARPDIDVSGYYGVACLELG, encoded by the coding sequence ATGGGCGAATTCGTGGTGGCACCCGCCAGCATCGACGACATGGGACTGCTCGCGGAATGGGCGACCGCCGAGGGCTGGAATCCGGGCACCGGTGACGAACGGATCTTCTTTCCGGTCGACCCCGGGGCATTTCTCGTCGGCCGCCTCGACGGGCACCCGATCACCTCGATCTCGGTGGTCCGCTATGGCGCCGGGCACGGGTTTCTCGGCTTCTACCTGACCGTTCCGGACCACCGCGGCCGGGGATACGGGCTGCGCACCTGGCAGACCGGGCTGGACCGGCTCGCCGGCCGGGTGATCGGACTCGACGGCGTGGTCGCCCAGCAGGACAACTACCGCAAATCCGGCTTCCAGCCCGCCTGGACCAACCTGCGTTTCCAGGGCGTCCCCCGGCTCGACCCGAACACGTCCGGCGCCACGCTGGTCGACGCGCGCGGCCTCAGCTTCGCCGACCTGGCCGCGTACGAGCGCCGCTTCGTCCCGGCGGACCGGGACACGTTCCTGGCCCTGTGGATCTCCGCGCCGAACCACCACGCGCTGGCCGCCCTGCAGGACGGTGCCCTGGCCGGCCTCGCCGTCCGCCGCCCCGCGGCCGAGGGCGCCCGGATCGGCCCGCTCTACGCCGCCACCCCGGAGATCGCCGCGCAGCTGCTGGACGCCCTCGCCCACGACGAGGACGACGACCGGCTGTCCGAGATCGCCCTCGACGTTCCCACCATCAACCCGGCTGCCGTGGCCCTCGCCGAACGGGCCGGCCTGACCCCGGCCTTCGAGACCGCCCGGATGTACACCACCGCCCGCCCCGACATCGACGTCTCCGGCTACTACGGGGTGGCCTGCCTGGAACTGGGCTGA
- a CDS encoding LLM class flavin-dependent oxidoreductase — protein MRFGIVILPDQRWAEASRRWRLAEEFGFDHAWTYDHLGWRDLIDGPWFDAVPTLTAAATVTERIRLGTYVASPNFRHPAHFAREAMALDDISAGRLILGLGAGGIGFDSAVLGRPELSPRERVDRFTEFLELFDTILRSPSTTWSGSWFSAVDARSLPGPVQQPRPPFVVAANGPRALRLAAKYGDGWVTTGPQSETLEEWWRAVAEIRDRFETTLAAAGRAPESVDRYLNLDSSPVFSMSSLDAFQEATGRAAELGFTDVITHWPRQASWYAGDEKTLEAVAAELPRLRRIL, from the coding sequence ATGCGTTTCGGCATCGTTATTCTTCCTGACCAGCGCTGGGCGGAGGCGAGCCGGCGGTGGCGGCTCGCCGAGGAGTTCGGCTTCGACCACGCCTGGACCTACGACCACCTGGGCTGGCGTGACCTGATCGACGGCCCGTGGTTCGACGCGGTGCCGACCCTCACCGCGGCCGCCACGGTCACCGAGCGGATCCGGCTGGGCACCTACGTCGCCTCGCCGAACTTCCGGCATCCGGCACACTTCGCCCGCGAGGCGATGGCCCTCGACGACATCTCGGCCGGCCGGCTGATCCTCGGGCTGGGCGCCGGCGGGATCGGCTTCGACTCGGCCGTGCTCGGCCGCCCGGAGCTGAGCCCGCGCGAGCGGGTCGACCGGTTCACCGAGTTCCTGGAGCTGTTCGACACCATCCTGCGGTCGCCGTCGACCACCTGGTCCGGGTCCTGGTTCTCGGCGGTCGACGCGCGCAGCCTCCCGGGCCCGGTGCAGCAGCCCCGGCCGCCGTTCGTGGTGGCCGCCAACGGCCCGCGCGCGCTGCGACTCGCCGCGAAGTACGGCGACGGCTGGGTCACCACCGGCCCGCAGTCCGAGACCCTCGAGGAATGGTGGCGCGCGGTGGCCGAGATCCGGGACCGATTCGAGACCACCCTGGCGGCCGCCGGCCGGGCGCCGGAATCGGTCGACCGATACCTCAATCTGGACTCGTCACCGGTCTTCTCGATGAGCAGTCTGGACGCGTTCCAGGAAGCCACCGGGCGGGCCGCCGAGCTGGGATTCACCGATGTGATCACGCACTGGCCCCGCCAGGCCAGTTGGTATGCCGGCGACGAGAAGACACTCGAAGCCGTGGCCGCGGAACTGCCCCGGCTGCGCCGAATTCTTTGA
- a CDS encoding histone-like nucleoid-structuring protein Lsr2 translates to MARQVITTLIDDLDGKKADRTVEFSLDGVSYTIDLSEANAGKLRKALDPYINAGTRLGRSAARIPARGAAPARTAGSRDENRLIREWAIRNGHKISERGRIPQEVSNAYRAAHGR, encoded by the coding sequence ATGGCGCGGCAGGTAATCACCACCCTGATCGACGATCTGGACGGCAAGAAGGCGGATCGCACCGTCGAGTTCAGTCTCGACGGAGTCAGCTACACGATCGACCTTTCCGAGGCCAATGCCGGAAAGCTGCGCAAAGCCCTGGACCCGTACATCAACGCGGGAACGCGGCTGGGTCGCTCCGCCGCGCGCATCCCGGCCCGGGGCGCCGCGCCGGCCCGGACCGCCGGCTCCCGCGACGAGAACCGGCTGATCCGCGAGTGGGCTATCCGCAACGGGCACAAAATCTCCGAGCGGGGCCGCATTCCGCAGGAGGTCAGCAACGCCTATCGGGCCGCGCACGGCCGCTGA
- a CDS encoding class I SAM-dependent methyltransferase — translation MPDALFAHPRLALVYDAFDADRGDLTAYLRMVDEFGAGTVLDVGCGTGTLAGLLAARGLAVIGADPAAASLGVARRKQEAAGQEQETPRHEQETPRQEQEAARQQQQAAPQEQARQQQQAPQQEQARQQQQAPQQEQARQEQQAPRQEQAARQEQQAARQGQVTARGEREPARGKAAGSRVEWLHAGAGELPTVWGDRIPVDLALMTGNVAQVFVTEDEWVAALRGIRAVLRSGGHLIFESRRPEFRDWERWPAENVTTTLDVPGVGAVERRFTLGEVRLPLVSFRYEYRFLADGAVLTSDSTLCFRSREEIEESLAGAGFDVLEVRDAPDRPGRENVFVARAAG, via the coding sequence ATGCCTGACGCGCTCTTCGCACATCCTCGGCTGGCACTGGTCTACGACGCGTTCGACGCGGACCGCGGGGATCTTACGGCTTACCTACGGATGGTGGACGAGTTCGGGGCGGGCACCGTTCTCGACGTGGGGTGCGGGACCGGCACGCTGGCCGGGTTGCTGGCCGCGCGCGGCCTCGCCGTGATCGGGGCGGATCCGGCGGCGGCGTCGCTGGGGGTGGCTCGCCGAAAACAGGAGGCGGCCGGGCAGGAACAGGAGACGCCCCGGCACGAACAGGAGACGCCCCGGCAAGAACAGGAGGCGGCCCGGCAGCAACAGCAGGCGGCCCCGCAAGAACAGGCCCGGCAGCAACAGCAGGCACCCCAGCAAGAACAGGCCCGGCAGCAACAGCAGGCACCCCAGCAAGAACAGGCCCGGCAAGAACAGCAGGCACCCCGGCAAGAACAGGCGGCCCGGCAGGAACAGCAGGCGGCCCGGCAGGGACAGGTGACGGCCCGGGGAGAACGGGAACCGGCTCGGGGGAAGGCTGCCGGTTCGCGGGTTGAGTGGCTGCACGCCGGGGCCGGGGAGTTGCCCACGGTCTGGGGTGACCGGATACCCGTCGATCTGGCGCTGATGACCGGGAACGTCGCTCAGGTCTTCGTCACCGAGGACGAGTGGGTGGCCGCGCTCCGGGGAATCCGGGCGGTGCTGCGGAGCGGGGGCCACCTGATCTTCGAGAGCCGGCGGCCGGAGTTCCGGGACTGGGAGCGGTGGCCGGCCGAGAACGTGACGACCACCCTGGACGTTCCCGGGGTGGGGGCGGTGGAGCGGCGGTTCACGCTCGGGGAGGTTCGGCTGCCGCTGGTCTCCTTTCGGTACGAGTACCGGTTCCTCGCGGACGGGGCGGTTCTGACGTCGGACTCGACGTTGTGCTTCCGGTCGCGGGAGGAGATCGAGGAGTCGCTGGCCGGGGCGGGCTTCGACGTGCTCGAGGTGCGGGACGCGCCGGACCGGCCGGGGCGGGAGAACGTCTTCGTCGCCCGGGCGGCGGGCTGA